CGAAATATtctaaaaaaatgtcaaactcacACGGATGATTTGTTTGGCTTTTTCTGTCATacctaaaagaaaaaaggagtcAAACCAAACCTTGACTTTATAGAAACATTAAAGTTGGCACTAAAATAAATTGCAAACAGAAAGTGTAATGTGCAAAACAAAGTGTCCAAAGTGCGCAGAGGGGAGTTCCTACTTGTCTTCTGGATGTGTACAAGGGTGAATGATCCCGTTCATGTCCAAGTACAAGTTGTCAAATTCCACCTCGTTGGGGTTTGGCTTGGTCGTATCAACAGGAATACGGACTCCATTACATTCTTCCCCCTGTGAAGAAAAAATGGGACACAGAAACAATTCACTTAGTTTGAAGACATCACAGGTTTTTCCAATAAATTGTTTGGCAGAGGCCTAAACAACtgacacacattacacattatatgCCAATTGCTGAAAGAAACCGTGCCTCTGCTCTATTTCCACCTGAAGATCATGTTATGATATAACAGAGGTGGTTTTAAGTGTTGGGAAGCCTTCAAATCTTTCATTTCAACCACATGTTCTGTGCAGAAGAGTTTCAAGTCATTCCAGACAGTATTTCAGTcgctattttttttaacaccacaGACGTTTTTACGTCGTTCAGTGTTGGAAGAAGTAATCAGAAGTAGGGATGaaacggatcacaaaactcatgGTTCAGATCGCGGTTTTGAGTGACGGATCGGATCAATTTTCAGATCGGCACAAAAAATGGGATTTAAatgatttctatttttaaataacttccttcaccagtaaattgctgtttaaTGACAAAatcagatgagaaaagggtattttacaataactttgactgCGTGGTTGAGGTTCACCAGTTTTAAGTAAACGCACCATTTAgtcctgtctgtgttgttttttcaacaACCGCAGTGACCATAgagctagtttgtgtcttttagctcatagcctTAGCGGCCGACTGTTGGCTGATTAttggaatcctctccagtgaaatacagtcacacttttacaccgtttagctgtcagcattttaccCGCGTTAAATCCAGCTACGAACGGTAGGCTACCGTTACCAGCTGCAAGTGTAACGTTGGTGTGGGGTcagccttatgttcccacagcccaatggtctcacatttctaagatttttgccctatgttagggttacattccatctttagtccattgctactggataacaggttgggtgtaattggctaccaaattgggagaaagggggataaaatctgatccaaatttatgaaaaaggaaatgtgggaacatagggcctaattttggggggggaaatcttagaactgtgggaacataggcacgctcccgttagtgttaactagcgtgacatgcaccATGCTTCTggtgcctctaacgtctgtttcggagcatcagagagcagtgcAGACATTTCAGTGGCatcgaaatgaggcaccgaaaccGCGTTGCTGttccgtccggtagataccgatCGTTtgggcaccggtgccgtattagcaccagaTTTGAACAATGATTTTTAACGtcacgtgaacagaaaattgcgttgcctgtatcttttcacagcaACTCTCCATAGAGATGTATTAGCCTACTTTAAGTAACGGCGAcaatacaaatgtatttcacactattatTATGGACAGAAGTATTCCCCATCTGTGACCTTGGCCTTGGGCGATAATTCAATGTTATTAATCGCTCGAGTTTAATTATGATGATATGAAGTTATGCTAGCTTTCTGCAAGTTTGTTGTCAAAATAAATTATTGGCAGGCTGTAAtttaaaaactaacaaaattAGCAAATGCTAGATTAGTTTCAGTGTTTGGTCTCATGTAGTTTTGATCGTTGTTTATTGCATACATTTGTCATATTTTCATATAAACATCGGCATTCAAAGATATCCTTATTGTTATAATGCcacacagttgtttttttacctgTTACATCCAGCAGAGGGTGGCGTCTTCGAGGAGTTTTGTGATCTCACAGCTGTCTTGTCTGTCCAaggataaaaacaaatgtttaaatccAAATGTTTCACTGACTGCACCGGTAACGGCCAGACCTGCCCCTGGCTAGCAAAAGATGTTGGTGCACAAGTTTTGTTATCAATCTGGTCCGACAGTAGGCATCTGTGTGATCACAAAAAATATCGTTTGAAGACCCAAACCACTGCTGGATAAACGATGAATGATAACAtttagaagtgtttttttttttttgtttttttttctccttttaggGTTAGGGAACGCTTTGGTACAAAATCACAAATTAACATACAAAGTTCTGAGGTCACAATGGGCGCCATTGACTTACTGTCTGCAAAAATACACATGTGGGACTAATATCTAAACACGGTGAAAACAGACTGCTCAAAAGTTATTATTTTTGATGTAGTGTGGGATTTACCAAGTCATTTCAGCCCACTTTTTCAGGATCAAACTTAAGAAATGGTTCACGGACCACAGAGCGATTAAGCCTTCGTCTCATGGCTGTGAGAGTTAAGAGAAATGTTGCGTCCTATTGCCCCTAAAAAGTCCAAATAAAGGACTTCAAAGTTGTTTTGAAATGTCGTCAATCCCACAGGGAATAAAGAAGAACACACACTAAGACTCTTGAAAGACTAAAAGCAGACATGTTTAATGACTTTCCTTTGACGAGGTCAAGTAGCAAATACCACCTCTTTGGCAGCAATGTACAGTCGGCAGAGATCAAACCTTGAAAATATGTTGCAAACAAAATCGAACACTGCAAGAATGGCCACCCTACAAcagttttcttgtttgttttgactATTTATGGctccatttttttttgccacttcaTGCTCCAGTTCTCCAGACAGGAAGGGGTTTGAAGGGTCATCTATATGATAAAGTATAAGCACTGCAGAAACCGATGATTGTAAATGActcatgttttcatttctttagcTTTGGTTCTTCTCATGAAGCCCTGAAATCCTTTTTAGCTCCAAAGATAAGTAGCCAGTATGTGAAAGCAATCTCACTGGGTGGAGTACTAATTATGCATTGTATACTGTAGATGTGCCTAAATGCAGTATATTTTTGAGCTTTTCAGTACTTGTTTTCACTTAAGGATCATAGGAATTGATGTTGAGAAAGGCTTGGCTGTAGATCATGGTTTCTGACGCTGCTCAGCGTCATCACTGCTTGCATAAAATAAAGAACTTTATAGATGATTTAACCGGCTACTGAAGTGTATAGTAGACTAAACAAACTATTTTTATGGCTGGTTTGTTCTCCGGCGCTTGTAGTGACTGCTGGAATATGctttttaaacctgcattaacaGCCGCTGCAGTGATTGAATCCAGCCTGCATGCTGAACTGTAAAAACTAAACACtgcacatgcttttcatttttaaaaccaaaaggTCAGTCTATTCGTTTTAAGAGTATTGAATATGTTGAATGACACTCCGGCTTGTACTCATCGCCACTCTTTTAAATGATCACAAATAAGTGcacatttctatttatttagacttgatcattttaaatgcagtgttGCACTTTGTAAAGCAATGTTTACAGACGCTGTGTCATTAAATAGTCGTTCTCCTGTTGACTACAGTTGGAACAAATTGCCGTACTTTAAAAGCCACGCTAACTGATATTTAATGACGCCAGGATAAAGAAACAAGTCCTTTTACCTCTGTGATGATTGATTCTAACATCAACTTTTATCCCAAAACCTACTTTTTGTTGCTCACTTTCCTCATAAACTTGacattttttacatgttttatcatttaaaaaaaacaaaaaaaaacgaggcAACATGGCTCAAACATTGTTCACTCTGTGGACATTCAGCCAAGGGGTTTTCTTTCTGCTTGGACGTGATGTTGAggggagaaaagagaagaagttaaaacattttatacattCATTTTTGAACAGTGCTTATTAAATGCTAAAGTTTTGCAACGTGTGTCTCATTTGCAGGAGGATAACGGGATGCCGATTCATTTAAAAGGAGGCACTAGCGACGCTCTGCTGTACAGAACAACGATGGCTCTCACCGTCctgggtgagggggggggggggaaaacaaAAGTCTTTTCCTGCAGAATGGTTTACTTATAATTTCTCTAAAAGTTAGAGCTGGAAACATTGACACCCCAGGTAAAAGAAAAGTGAGAATGAAGGTGAGCTAGCACCCACGTGATGATAGTTTTCAGGGCTGCAGTCAGCTCTGCAGTGGCTCTTTTCTGCTAGAGGGACTTTAATGACATGTAGTTTAACATGTATTCATCGTCTGGTTCTGCTTTTGTACAAACTGTTCTCCCGCTTTGGGGACGAGTTACTGGGACTAAATTTCAGCACTGCTCAAGAGGTGACACTCAGTCTACATGGCAAACAGAGCAGGAAGTGTGTTTAGATAAGCACCGCAAGGAAGTGAGTTTCAATATGCAGGTGAGGATTTTATGCAGAATATAACTGACTTTGCTGCTGCAATGTTTTTTGCATTGTTCCATGTGAACTGTAGTTTGTGTGCAGTTTTGTAAACTGAGGAAGGAGGCACCTCAATTTAAAGTCACAGTAAAATGGGTGTCTTTTCCCTTCAGTAATGTGACGTATTATCCTTATCCTACTTATGAGCTGTTcattaattaaaatgtgtaCTATGAAACCAAAAGTTGTTTAATCTGCAAGTCAAACTACCTTTTTAATCTGCCATCAGGTCCGTCTAACGTGGCCTGTTTCTCTTTCAGGAGCTGGATATGTTGTGTATGAACTGGTGAAGGCAGCGTTCCCTCAGAAGAAGAACTAGTACCTCGACTGCTTACAGCTGTTTACTTCAATTTCAAAAATCGGCCAGCCGCTCTATTGTGTAAAAAAGATGATTATCCTTCCGTCTGTGCCGGGCTGTGTGTCTCCTGTCATGATGGGATACGTTTCACGTTCATGGGATCAATATTTATTTCTTGTACTCTCTCTGGTGACCTGaggatcaataaaaaaaatgcctctcatgaaaggaaaaaaagtgttCATCTCGGATCAATGTATCTCTttacatatgtttgttttttttcctctagttttaaaatgagtgcggggaaccactaatagcctctgacctaatgacctcagcctgCGGGTGGGCGTGTGAAGCTGAATCAAGTCAGATGTAGGGAGGAATTTAACAGTGCAGTGTCCAGAGTGTTCAGTTACCATCACTAGAGGGCAATGTTTACAAGGAAATCAGTCTGGATCTCACAGAAAGAAATCTTCATAATTAGGGTTCAGAGATTAATGCTTTTGACAACTTAAGTTGTCCACATGAACTTTTCCACTTCTGTgcaaaaacttcaaaataagGCTTACGTAATTTAAATGCTTCATTTGGTACATACCTCATGTTAAAGTGCAGTTTGTGCCTTGGGTGGATTCTTCCCTGGtgtctgtttttaaattgaAGTCAGAGTGGAGAAGGAGACAGCCCCGGGCCTGTTCTGCTATCAGTCCACACCCACCACAGATCATTAACGCTTTAGAGACACCAGATGAGCGGCAGCTTGTCTACTCGGTAATAAAATACTAATCCCGATCAGCACTCAGGAATCTGATGTGTAATCTGACAGGCTTCTGATTGGACGAGACGGCCTGATACCTGCAACCAATAACCAACCATCTGATGATTTTTTTGTCAACACTTAGCGtggtggtgtagtctacgtgatattcgggtatatgcagtatacccactaagaaagctccaggatttccatatacccacttaaaaatgcccagtgagccacaacaacatactttccattatatttttaatatattttgaattgtcatctgtgtttttgttttcttcacatAGACTAAATAAAGGATTTCCACGttaattggtgcataaaagtgtgtcagaatggAGTAAATGAAgttgttgatgctcaaaacttacctgggggaggacacccagaccccccactatgatatggcgcccccccctaaaaaaaaaggcagaatcTGGCCAATATAAAGTACATTATACCCACTACagtacattagactacaccactgatttAGCGTGTAAATGTAATAAGAGCAGAGACGGACGGACACATGAAGGCGTCCCTTGTCCACCAGGGGGCGCCTTTGTCATAAACTATTTCAATGATCTGGTTTGTCAATCTGACAATAGTTATAGTTTGATgacttactaaaaaaaaaagtaatttcaatgcactttaattttttttaaattttaattcCACAACTGGATTCTTAGATTCTATATCATGTTTGGATCCATACGTCACATTTTGGGGGAGCTTTTACACATTTGGACTACCTTGGATACTTTTGGGAAAATCTTAGGACTTTGGGGGTACTATATCTAACatcctttacatttttattggtTTACTTTCTGTGTGACTGTTAAAAGATTTGGGCAAGATGTATATTCTTTGAGTCATTTCATATTGTCATAAATCGTATTTTGTGCAGCTGTTGCTTCTTTATCGAATCCCGCGGAGGACACCAGAAACTTCTGTTCCGGAATGATTCATTAAACGGCGAAAGACTGACTTGGGGTTTAGTCTACCAGACTGTGTAATATTTTCCCATTGATTCACGAAATGAAAAAGGGGGTAAAAGCCTCAGTCAGTTCCCCTCCTCTGATCCCCCCTCTTCCCCGAAAAGCAGATCTGCGCTGCTGTCTCCTTGTGGCCGAGACGCACAGAAGCCCTCCATCACCGGAAAGGAATGCAGAAAACTATGTAAAAGTttccgagtgtgtgtgtgtgtgtgtgtgtctccaagCAATTTTTAGAGGTTGCACATCATTTTTGGCCCGTCTGGATGTCGTAAGAGCTCGCGGCGGGGCAGGCAGAGCTGGGAGCAGCCCTCCTGTTAAGTAGCAGATAGTGTAGAGAGTCTTCCCACTTGGAAAGAGGCTCGCCGACGCGTCTGGGAACCAAAAACCCGCTGAGCTCTCTGACTTCAACACCGGGCCACCtcgctctcccctttctcagGTTGGGGGTCTACAACAGTgactttaacctttttcttttttttgtttttttaaaaaaaaaaaatttttatttCTTGAATCAACCCAAAGAAATTCGACAGTTTCCTCTCTAGGTCAGTCCTGCAtgatttttggttttgttttttctcaggTGAATTATTTAAGATTCAAGTGATTTTATGACAGGTAGATTAAATACTTtcttgcagtttaaaaaaaaagctgtgttaTTTCCAGACTTTATTTCCTCCCAATATTCCAGTTACCATCCAGTTCACAATCGGGATATTTCAAGAAACGCGTGGACTATTTCTCGACATTGCGGTGCATAATTGCGCACGGCGCTATAGGATTTGACGCTCGGTTATTGTGACCTGTGGAAGGACTTTCTCTCTGTTAGAGTGGGTCTGTCTCATCGGCAGAAATATAAGATACTGAACTGGACGCTTTGCAGTTCAATTGCACCAGAATGTAAGTTGCTTTAAGAAGAGAAAACGGAAtctaacagagagagaaagagggatgaGACAGGTTTGCCTTTTTGCGCCTTTATTCTCACAGCGTTTCCTTTATATTAAATTGGCGTTATTGGCGTTTTACGGTGTTAATTTGTCAATTTTGGgactttattcattcatttatataaAGTCAGTCATGTAATATTTGTTTGGCTGTGTGGAGAGCAGTTATCGTGGAAATATGACTTTGTTAATACTGAAAGCGgcgttttatatttttttttaatatttttaggATTTTAAGCAACTAATTGATACTAGATGCAGATTTAAATGATGATATATTTACATGAGGCAAGTGATGGAGGTTTGAAGTTCACATTGGGGTTGCTTAAAGGTCTTGTGAAGCCCTGAGGCTGCTGCGGGGCTGCATGGGCTGAGGTTAAAAGGTCTAACCGCCTCCCTCATTCCTCTCTTAGCTCCATTCATGTGCTGctgagccagaggagctgaagaTGAAGAGCCGGCTGTCTCTGGTGGCGGCTGCCCTCCTGGCACTGCTGCTGTCCTCCCAGGCCCAGGATCAAGGTAAAgccgctcctcctcctcctcctctctgtgaaCCCACACATATGACTCCAACTCCTCTCACCTCTGCCTTTTCTCTGCCTGCAATGTCATTTAGTCTgaataaaaagaaattacacagagaaagacaatgtgtgtgtttgtgaattgATTAGTTTGAAGTGACTTGCCTCAGTTTAACCTTTGATTGATGCTTTCCCCCACACTCCAATAATTCTATCTTCCATCGGGAAGTCACAAGATTTCCTCTTGAAGTGAAAAACTTAAAGTATCTGCTTTGAAGTTAAGGATAAGAGCTTTTTTTGTCCAGACCAGTAGGAcctttaaagtgtgtttttttttagccacaAGTATAACTTGATTAGAGCAGTTATGTAGCTAAGACCTAAACATACTAAACAATATGTgtaaaaatctgttttattgTTAGAAAAGCTCAATGGTTTTtggtttaataaaataaaagcatgctTTCTTATGCTATCAATTTACATCTATcagttttaaatgaaaagaaatgtgttttagcCTCTACTGCATCCCACGTGAGTCTGTAAATCTGGTTAACTGGGGCATCTTTCCAGCTTCAGACAGATGCAGTTTGATGTGTTTGACACTAGGAGGGCCCCTTGCTTTAAGTCTAATATCTattactgtagcctacatttctccagtttcaaaaaagaaaagaaaaacccaGACGGCACGTGGCCAAGTTTCCTCCctacgtcctttcctctgatggAACGGAAAGACAAAATATGAGTTTCACATTATTTTCCAGAAGTTTTTGAGGTCAGGAGAGGAGAAAATATGCTCCTCTGTGCCTTCTGGATTTTCTCtcggaataaaaaaagaaagaaagaaaagagtgcAGTAAAAACTCATCAAATCACCAGGAGACgaatctttcttttctctccttccaGGAGAGTTTCTGACCTCCTGTGGAacagccccccccctccccccacccctttATTAACCCAGCGGGGGCCCTCACTGCCTCCAGAAGTCACGGCATCTTTAATGGGGTCGTATATATTCAACCGTgtgaaatagtttgacatgttGGAGCCAGAGTCCAAGGCTCGAACaccttgaagaaaaaaaagaagactccAAACAGGAAGGCCTCTGCCCTAAACTGTCACATTTTTAGGTTggaaaactacaaaataaaagcagtttaGAGCAGAGCCTTTGATGTTTCAAATAAAAGCTCCAAATAGGAGTGTGgatggtgtgtgtttgtacaagtgtgtgagtgtgtgtgtgtgtgtgagtgtgtgtgtccatctgatttaagagctgaagttcttttgGGTAGTTTTTGTCCATTTGGGAAACAGAAGCAGCAGCCTGTGCCGTGGCCCTTGAATTGACTCACCAGGTTGGTGCTACCTCCATTTTTGACGTCCTGTCACCCTCCCGGTCAAGCCTCGACCAGACCCTGAGTCTTGGCTTCACGACAATATTTTACAATGATATTCTTCACTCTCCACACTAACAGATAAACTGGTTGGCGGTCtaggaaaaaaaatgcttaGATAGCCTACAATAATCTTTAAACTCTAGCTAGGTGATATGTTGTATTGATTATTTACTcttatgttttgtttctttagagtaatttatactttacattgtgtgtttctgcagtCTTACTTCAGGAGAATCTGCAGCTGCAGAGTTTCACAAAAATGAGCACAAACTCTGGAGCTCAGATTACCGTTAGATTAACGTTCCTCCAGCACGAAAAGATTAACTATTAGACTCACTGTTTCCACCTGTTTGTTACATGAAGACGTTAGATACGGTTTCAGTTTAGGCAAGTTTGTGTTTTGAGAAAAGTTTCTAAAACTTGAAAATATCCAGTTACAGGGGAACATTTATACTACAATCCCAAGTCTTGTTTTGAGTATTAATTCCATTGAATCTATTAATGATGCATTCCCCCCCATAAATCATGACAGATTCATCCTTCCTTGCTAAAACTCCCCCGGATTGAGCCTATTTGCCTCGTAAAACATCAAGCTTATTCATTCATTACATCCTTGAGCTAATTTTGTCATTAAGATACTTTATTGTGTTTACTTGTAGGTCTAAGCCAATAGCCTAAGGCTACATAAAAGTGGTGCATTATAGCAAGCTAGTTTTTTAGGTAGGTACCCTTTTTGTATGTCGTTTTAACCCCAACCTGAAGAATATCATtctaaaatatttcaaaattaaTCTGTGGACCCTCGTGTACATGGAAACTTTTTGTCCCTTGCCCCAAGTTGTTGTAAACAACTTTTCATGTACACGTGATGCATGATTTCCTCCATGTCCGTAATCACAAGTTCAACTTTAATCTGTGTGCACTTTTATCTTGTTTGTTGGTTAACGTAACAAAAGCCAGCGGTTCTTAAATTATAGTCCAGATCCTAAAAGGATTCTGCGAGTTTTAACTGGAGCAAAAGAATCtttgatgacatttttttttttttttttttttaaatttgggtCTGGAGCTGAAGTAGTTTAAGAACCTCTGGTGCAGTTTTTACGGAAACGTGAACAGAAAAAAGACGTACACGTGTCTTTCACTGACATTGTGTATTCTTTTATGAGGTTTGCAATGGCGACGATAGAAGATCTTTCAGATCTGAGAACCAGATCTTTAACCATTGTATAATCAATACTGGAGAGTTTCATCAGATTTGtgtgcttttgttgtttttcaattCAACATCTCGAGTTGGATTGAGATCATGGACAGCCTGCTGGATGTCAGCCAGTCCATGTTGTAGTTTGTTGgaattgtttttaaaagttcTGCCGGCACATTACCAGccagacattttgttttttccagaTACAAACCATCCAAAACGTGTTAGTTATCACTCAAAATGACCTGTATGGAAGCAAAGAAAGGCCATTACAAccaacaattacattttaaatttcaatcaattaaaaatgtatgtgtttgGAAATTGCCAGGAAGAATGTTCAAGTTTTTCAAAAACCTGGTTTTGTTTCCACGACTAAAATTTAAACAGAAAATTAAATCAtccaatattaaaaaaaaaaaaaattcaaatgtccaatatttaattcataaaatgaagttgcttTATTT
The Sander vitreus isolate 19-12246 chromosome 18, sanVit1, whole genome shotgun sequence genome window above contains:
- the cox7a2b gene encoding cytochrome c oxidase subunit 7A2b, encoding MNRHIFALQQVARRTISSSVRRQVDNKVPQKQKMFQEDNGMPIHLKGGTSDALLYRTTMALTVLGAGYVVYELVKAAFPQKKN